The following nucleotide sequence is from Mangifera indica cultivar Alphonso chromosome 17, CATAS_Mindica_2.1, whole genome shotgun sequence.
TGCTTATGCACTGCACTGCAGGCCAATTATTCATCATTTGCAGTAAAAAGCACCCCTGTATTAAGATGATTTTCAGGTTATCTTGAAGCAACAAGAATGTCATCTTTTAACTGTTTTTAATCACCAGGGCCTCACTTGGGATGGTTTTTGCTTCAGTTTCAGTTGAAACCCATTGCGTACTTTTTTGtgtttcatctttttctcagctcatgcaataaaaatatgaatggaGGCTTGAAACTTCTTGGGCTAGAAGAGTAATATTCAAGGAGATAGACCGAaacaattaaaagattactgaacagtaaaacaaaaaacaagtgATACGATAATTCATTAGTGAATCATATCAAGATTCGGATACTGGATAAGAAAAAAGCAATCTTTACATTTATTTACTAATTCACTCAATCAATTATAATCAATAGTCTAATGTTTTTAGCGCTAAATAACCTTTAAATACTTCATAAAACCTTACTTtcgaaaaataaatgaaaagaatcaattaaaacaaaaactcaaaaattgTAAAGTTTTCCAACATGTTTGAAATTCTACAGGTACGATGAGACTGTAATTCCATCGAAGAAACGCCGATTCTAGCTTCAATTGTAGCTATTCCAAGCAAGGGCAAACTTGTTCCTTTGGTAGTTCAACGCTCTGTCAAAGTTTTTGGAATTTGCACCATGACCGTTCTTGTGTCAGGATGGTAAAGAGCTACCAAAAGAACCTGCTTCCTGTTCTACAAGGTGATGACAGTAGAATTctttggtaattttattttttgtggtttttcatttctatcacacaaattgaaaagaaaatgaagaaaaaaatttaaaaaaaaaaagaaaaaatatttactcGTTTGGATTTTGTAGTTTGTTTTGAAACTGAAAAGGGCCCTCATCAATCTTGATCATAAGGAggtgaaaattatcaattttttaaccAATTGTATTGGGATAATATAAAATGTCCTCATCTTTTCTGGAAGTTAAATGCCTTAATGGCAAAGGCAAAACAGAATCCAAAAAACACTGTAATTCCGGCCAATATAATTCCAACTATACCCACAATGGCTCACAAAATCCTTCACCTTCTCACCAGAATCTAATGTCTCTTCTGTATCTCCAAACTGTGTAACTACCAGGCCATACAAGGTGACATATCCAGTAGTACCATCACCACCACATCGGCATCCTCTGTCACATTGCAAGTAGAGTACTTTTTAGTTCTCTTGTAAAATCactgaaaaaagaagaaacattTGGGTAACTTACTGGTCGAGGGACAATGAATCCTGAAAAGAGGTTCCACATTATGTAGAAGATAGAAGATACTATGGCGGCGATGTTGTGATTAGGAGTAACAACCACTGCCAAGTGTCACGTACATGATGATGAGATACCAGAAGAACTTGTTTACTGTCCAGTCGAATCCTATTGTAGCATAAACTATAACGCCGTATATGATTCTCTGTACTAAAATGTGTGGAAGCTCTATCACAACCTGCAATGCAATGACGGTCAGTGAGAGTTCTGCAATGATTGAATTTTACAACGTGAACCCCATGTGAAGTAACTAAATGAACATTTAGATTATGTGTCTGATTGTATCTCAGCACATCACAATTGCGGGGATATATAGACTTGTCAACTTGGCCTGCATTAACCAAACTACAGACTAAGATAGCCGACAAATAGAAACGACAAAGGTGGTAGCATCTTTTCCTTTTTAGGTTGCGTAGGTTGCCGATTATCTCAATAAGATTTGGAGAAATGGGAGAAAGAAACCCGAACCAAACATATCTGGAAAACCTAGAAATATCCCTAATGGACTCAGCTACCTCCCTTGAAGGAGTTATTTAATCCGAGGGTAACTGAGACAATTACAATATATGAATAGAGTTCCAAAATTTCGGCTGGAAGGTTCCTCGGAGTTGCCCAAGCTTAAAATAATGGAAAGAAAAAGGGTAGAGATGACTAAAGTTGAAAGAAGGGCAGCTTGGAGATAAGAGACCAACTCTTAACTCATATCTATCACtagtagggctggactcgagcacagccaactcgagctcggctcggtcgagCCAGAAACGAGTCTGGCTTAATCGAGTTCGAACTCGaactactcgtcaaattttctaattaaaatttttgatacaaaacgatgtcattttgatcaatatatattaaaaacgatatcgttttgataataaaaaatgagtttaacCAAACTGAATTCGAGTCCGAAACGAACCGACCTTAGCCGAACTCGAACTCGAACTCGAGCtacccatatatgaaccgagccgagctcgagctgaagtgagctcgagctcaactcgaatccacccctaatcaCCAGCAAGGCAGCAAAATCATATTACATGCTTAATAATTAGTTATGTGTCATTACCAACACTTTATGATCAGAAAATTAGTTTCAGAAGGCCCTGCAGCCTGCAGTTTATTTGTATGTGATGCCAACTATGTGAGAGAAAGCAATAGAACTATAAATTGCCCAAGACAGTCCAAATTTACCTTCCATCTTCAAATTCTCTACCATCACCTTCCTGCTGCAAATGCCACCCTTCCATTTAacgaaaaattaaatataaaaataaaagataaagggAGCCATCTGCAGCAGAAAAGATAATTACTAAGACAGAGTTCATCAATTCATTTCCTTATGTGGTCTTCTTCTATATTTATAACAGAGCTAGCCGTGGGTCCATGTTCCAGTTGGACATGGGATAAGACAAAACGATAGTGGTGCCCTGGCTCCGCAGTCGGCACTCAATTTACAGCCATCAATGaatgattatgatattttattaggGCAAATTTCTGAGTCATTCTTGGGAAAGTGTTTGGTTGGCGGTTGAGGTTGAAAGAAGATAGTACTAAATTCTACAAATCTCGGTAATCATCATCAGCTCATCATATACGTTATGTGATTGCTGACGCACAGAAAATCTATTGGATGGTTACTCTGTTCTTCAGCCCCTATTGCCTCTCCACACCTGGTCTATTCTTGTAGGGTACTATTATGCCTTCAACAAACTTAGGAAGCAACAGTTGGCCGAAGCTATTTGCGGTATAAGAACAATGATCAATGACTTTACATGCTGGCCCAGAGAAATTGATTTCACAGATTGTATTCCATCCATGGCTTAAAAAcggaataaaaaattactttttaatttaaattataatagataGGATTGTAATTCTTGTAAGTATGAAGTATCATTCAAGAGAAAAGGTCATGCTTCAGTGTGGGGGAAGACATGCATGATCTAAGAGAGACATGATCATGATCATTATCTGatattctaaattatataacattCACTTTTAAATAGGTCAAGAGACTCTTTATTATCTTggtttgtaaatataatattactctccCACGAGTTAGCAGTCTTCCTTCAGCTCTTTATTATGAGTTAATGGGCCACAAGAAGATGCAAGGACAAAGTTTATTGGACATTAGGTGGCCTACCATGGGCTTTGCTATCTGCTTGACAGTTAGCTTATGGCGCAAAGCCTTGAGCATGACTGAATCTCGTAGCAGAAGCATCATCCCGTAGCCCCTCTCTCCCCCAAAAATTGGGGAAATAGAATCACGAAACTGCCTGAGTTTTATATGAAATAAGGCAACTGATATAGGGATCACGATAGTGTCATTTCCCCTAAATATACAAGGGTTGTTTTTTCTGGTAACCATGAACAAATATTAATGGtcttttcaatcttttaaaacgcaaaaaaattaaacaaaattcatcaGTTCCTACTTCCTAGCAATAATGTCTTCTGAAGTCACTTACATTTGCAAACGAACAGTGGCAAGCACAAAGCCTGTGCAGCCTGGAAAATTCTACCACTTCTCGGTTCTTGATCGTCTCATGGAGAAGAACCACTTAAGGATCGTTTACTATTACAGTTCTAAGGGCGCCCGCAAAGCTGGAGAGTTAACGAAGAAGCTAAGAGAGTCCATGGCTGAAGTGCTTACGTGTTTTCCTGTTGTCACTGGACGCTTACAGAAGAACTCTGAAGGGCAATGGATGATCAAGTGTAATGACGCCGGAGTTCGGATGGTGGAGGCTAGAGCTAGAGGAAGCGTGGATGATTGGCTGAGAAATGTGAATAGAGAGAAGGAACGTAAGCTTGTTTATTGGGAGGACATGCATCATAAACCCTACTTCTGGTCGACTTTTTATGTTCAGGttatcatatatcaaattttcattgatttgaaGTGGGAATTGAGTTTTCATAGTGTAATAACcattttttccacccaaggtttgacctaAAACCACTTTCACACCCCTTGTTGGCATAAATAAACTTCTcacctaaaatcaaattttgtttaaaaaaatcaaacacctaaaaataaaataataattttatctattaatttaaaaaaattaaaaaatatatttatatcatattcaaTTGTTTTAAAcattacaatataatttttaaaaaaattaaaaaacttacaagGTAATCTCTTTAATCTTTTCACACCTTCATTGCTTTGAATTTATGTATAACTTCAATAGTTATTAGATAACATTTACACCCATGGTTTAATGcattttactcaattttttGGGAGtgtattatcatttttgaaacaatTAGGTGTagactaatatttaaaaaaaattaaaaatacccCAGActtctttgaattttcaatagatcccaaaaattttctaaaaaatattttcaaaatttatattttattgctaATATACATTTATACGATAAAGATATCCCTataaaaagacaagaaaaaaggatgaaagtgaaaaaaattaaagactttttatataatttaaatatttaaaatataatttttaatttaaggttttataataattttgattaataaaataataattttactttttaatattataactagaatttaattttggataaaaagtGGTATTTATACCAATTAGGGGCGGAAAAAGTTTTatgactaaaccttgggtgggagttTAATTCactcttttaaatattaatgtattcACCACACAGATTACTGAATTTGAGGAAGGCGGCCTAGCGATTGGCTTGAGCTGCTTTCACCTCCTGGCAGATCCCATTTGTGCCACCATGTTCATCAAGGCCTGGGCCGACATAACCTCGGCTCAAATTATGCTCACTCCGCCGTATGTCCACCCACTTCCACCGCGAAGAATCGGCAACATGAACCCCAACCATAAGCACCACACCGCCTTAATCAACCACTACAAATCCTCAATCGAAAGATCGATTCCATTCACCACTACAAAGCATGTAACTGTTACTCTATCATTTACAGACCCCATGGTCAGAGCTTGCATAGCCATGGCTCGGCCCCCTGGTGCAGCAGACCCATCACCCTTCGCTGCACTGGCGGGCCTCTTCTGGGTTTGTGTAAGCAGGGTGAAAGGAACCACGGAGGGGCTCGTAAACATGTCAATATGCTTAGATATGCGAAAAGAATTAGGGTTAGATAAAGGGTTCTTTGGAAACTGCTTGGTTTACAATAAGGTTCAAGCAGATTCATTTGATGAAAATAAACTATCAGGAGCCGCTGAGGCTATAGGAGAAGTGGTGAGGAAGATGGACAATGAAGGAATCATGGATCTGATAGAGTGGCTGGGGCAAAATGATAGCCGAATATCACCTCCGTTGATGAACGGCTGTGAGCTGATTTGTGCTAACTTAGAGGGCTTGGATTCATGTTCGGCGGCGTTTGAAGAGGGGCTTACACCGAGTCGGATTTCTTGTTATGTGGAACCGGCGCTGGGAGAAGGACAGATTTTGGTGCTTCCATCGTCAACAAGTGAAGGTCCATTGAGCAGGATGATTATGGCGACTCTCACAGAAGATGAAGCCGTTAGACTCTGTGAAGATGATGTTATCCTAAGCTTCTCTCCGACTATATTAATGGGAGCTTAAAAATATACTTgatataagaaagaaaataatttcacAGATACTTCaatcataaaaattgaaacatttttaaCTTATACTTAACTCAAGTTGAATTCGGGCtaactaaatttaaactaagCTACTTTTTGAGCCTAAATTAGTTCATTTTGCATCGAACTTTACCTATCGCATGAACTTGATTTTGGAACTGTATATATAAACTAGGCAAATCTTGAGAGCAACTTGCTAcctattttactatttatatccAAACTATACCATTAAAATTTGCATACCAATGGGCGCCACTTTCCAAATTAAACCCAATTATTTGAACTCTACCTTAAAGCATGATCAGATTATGTCAGGCTATCTCCATTAGTACATGATTATTCTTCTTAAGTCGCATCAACTTCGTCCATTTTGGTTTTTAGGGCCAAGACTATCTTTAAACAAAAAGTCAAacaatatgttatatttttaagggaaattttaaaaattagtcaaaattaagggggtctaagcgaaattgtccaaaatatttaggtttaagcaaaaatgcccaggttttgtgaaataaCGAAattgcccccatatataaactcaGCAAATTTCGTTCCTTCCCACGTTAATGTTActgtttaaattcaaagaaaattcaaaatttccaacTCTCCCACGTTCATCCGGAGTTCCACCGATTTTCTTGGTTTCCGGCAACCGTAAATGGCAAATAAaattagtatatctcccgtaatattgtttgaatcaagttattgctcatattattgagatttgaaattttagggtttcgaatTGAACAATGCtttaaatgttatgatttttggttgttttggttgaattgattgaggggttttatgttatacaacgtgtagatttgatttatgcaaaaatcggaggccgaaacaacaaaattttggccgaaaatggctgccaaaGTGATCGGcggtccgacgtgggaacagtgtttcccacgtcaagcaCTTCATCCCACGTTCAACAGATTTTAGggggggtaaattagcttttttaaagtATTGGGGTGTCGTGGGAAAgtccttagcccacgtcgggtttttttgaaattggtcATATAAACGTGAGTTTGGCGAAATTACGAAACAGCCCCTGTATATAAACACAgccaatattttcttatttctcacGTTAAACGCAGCCAAAACTCAcgtcaccacgttcatcccatGTTCGACCAGATTCCGACGATTTTCTTGGTTTCCGGCAACCGGAAATGGCAAATAagattagtatatctcccgtaatcttgtttgaatcaagttattgctcatattattgagatttgattgagaatttgcgatttgaaattttagggtttcgatgtgaacaatgcttaaaatgttatgatttttggttgtttcggttgaattgattgaggggtttgatgttatacaacgtgtagatttgatttatgtagaaatcggaggccgaaacaaccaaattttggccgaaaatggctgccgaagtgatcggcagtccgacgtgggaacagtgtttcccacgtcaagtgCGTTCGCTCAAGTTCTAAGCAAATTTTGGGGGTGTAacttagcttttttaaaatattgggaaacCAGGGAGATTCCTTAGAACAGAGGGGTTTTTCTGAGATTTttcatataacagtggaccttTTTGGAAtaggaattttcatgaggggttaaattgagaattttcttatctagggtttctgatagggtagttttcaaattttatatccgttttttctgttatatggtttttcaacttttagaattcgaatttcaattccgtttttttgaatttcaccgttttacgagatatcgactcgtatttttcagatttctgaaagattttttgattgttgctattctaacgtatttcaacttttagaattcgaatttcagttccgttttttcagattttaccgttttacgagatatcgactcgtattttcagatttctgaagaattttttgattgtttctattctagggtttttcaacttttagaattcgaatttcagttccgttttttcgaatttcaccgttttacgagatatcgactcgtatttttcagatttctgaaagatttttcgattgttgctattctaacgtatttcaacttttagaattcgaatttcagtttcgttttttcggatttcaccgttttacgagatatcgactcgtatttgcagatttctgaaggatttttcgattgttgccattctagggtttttcaacttttacaattcaaatttcagtttcattttttcgaatttaaccgttttacgatatatcaactcgtatttttcagattgtcgaaggattttttgcttattgtcattctagggtttttcaacttttagaattcgaatttcaattctgtttttttgaatttcaccattttaggatattatcaggcagttaaatcttgttttttaaagtttttcatttcctttttgattatttgatatttttcatctttttatgttttttccacgtatacatttgtttacatatttgtttttacgcatgtctacgactatttgagaggacatatTTCGGGTATCTTCTGGGAGGACTCCATGACGTGATCCCTtcactttgcatcgagcgttgaatgtccctcagcagggattgggctccggtgactgtggcgtgtttatgttacgattttttgagtgtttggcgttgtcacagagctacgtttttccccgagagtcgtctacctctatgcgtcgacgattagcggcgcagttgtattttcactgtatcgattAGCTcatggatgtatatttatcgttattcctatgtttagatgtatatatttattgtatgtgcatatgtgtatgatatactttatttgtggttatatatggatgtgtatcgtatttgattttattttttaaataatcttatcatgaaaaaacaataaaaacgtatgattactcaaacatttacacacttgaaacaattagagaaaataaagtaatactgaaataactcatacgaaacactaaatttattacatcaaatgacaatacaattacacttGAAACAATGACATGCTTGCACGAAATACGTGAAaactgaaactttctacacgtgcaagacatgtcaccaaagtccaaaatacccatgaatccaccaaattcAACAACCTTATACCAAATCCAacaatccttcgaaaatctggaaaattcaagtccatatctcgtaaaacgatgaaattcgaaaaaatgaaattgaaattccaattgtaaaagttgaaaaaccctagaatggcaacaatcgaaaaattcttcagaaatctgaaaaatacgagtcgatatatcgtaaaatggtgaaattcgaaaaaacggaactgaaattcaaattctaaaagttgaaaaaccctagaatggaaacaatcaaaaaattcttcagaaatttgaaaaatacgagtcgatatct
It contains:
- the LOC123201064 gene encoding protein ECERIFERUM 26 gives rise to the protein MSSEVTYICKRTVASTKPVQPGKFYHFSVLDRLMEKNHLRIVYYYSSKGARKAGELTKKLRESMAEVLTCFPVVTGRLQKNSEGQWMIKCNDAGVRMVEARARGSVDDWLRNVNREKERKLVYWEDMHHKPYFWSTFYVQITEFEEGGLAIGLSCFHLLADPICATMFIKAWADITSAQIMLTPPYVHPLPPRRIGNMNPNHKHHTALINHYKSSIERSIPFTTTKHVTVTLSFTDPMVRACIAMARPPGAADPSPFAALAGLFWVCVSRVKGTTEGLVNMSICLDMRKELGLDKGFFGNCLVYNKVQADSFDENKLSGAAEAIGEVVRKMDNEGIMDLIEWLGQNDSRISPPLMNGCELICANLEGLDSCSAAFEEGLTPSRISCYVEPALGEGQILVLPSSTSEGPLSRMIMATLTEDEAVRLCEDDVILSFSPTILMGA